One region of Kytococcus sedentarius DSM 20547 genomic DNA includes:
- a CDS encoding efflux RND transporter permease subunit — MTALARLSLKNRALVALATVLTIIVGLFSTTSLKQELLPSLEFPLVVAVTPVVGADSQVVESQVTEPMERAAEQLDGVERVQSTSSNGLSVVQVTLDYGTSLDDAKAALQSEVTGLDLPEGAEPQVIVGAFDAFPIMQVSATGGEDTEALVERLESTVVPALEKVEGVREVQLTGVRDERVEISLDQRAAAAAGVTPQTIATALQSNGVVVPGGSLTDGDQSLAVQVGASFSDIEELRAMPLAAQPASGGEGAQDPPAIPTLGDVAEVELTEPPATGYTRTDGEAAVTLGIVKTPDGNTVGISHAVSDELESLAPELGDDGRLTVVFDQAPFVEQSIHDLTVEGLLGLTFAILVVLIFLLSIRLTLVTAVSIPLSLLVAMIGLQVAGYSLNILTLGALTIAVGRVVDDSIVVIENIKRHVDGGEAKAQAIPRAVAEVAGAVTSSTLATAAVFLPLGLVGGQVGELFRPFALTVVLALLASLLVALTIIPVLGYWFLGGPARSGRSEQEREQALHTDEPDWLQRGYLPVLRTVIARPLLTCLAGLLVFAGTLGMAGFVKTDFLGSAGDTQVTITQELPAGTALKVTDAAAQEVEETLAGIDGIETVTATIGDTGDGAAAFLGGGASSAQFFVSMDEDADSEAVRTRIEEALADAEGTVRVAGASEDPTMGQTRIVVRSSDQASLEEGARAVEQAVEGVQGAEEVTNNVADTLPAVQVAVDRQKALAAGLPEAQVGQLVSGSLNGAPIGEVTLGSESRQVVVQQGEKPASVAELRQLPVGAGPQGPVTLGDIAQVEQVDSPVSITRTDGERSATITTVNGTDNLGTFTQELTSAVDGVDLPEGVEVSVGGESEDQAEAFAQLGLAMLAAVGIVYLIMVAAFRSIVQPLILLVSIPFAATGAIALLIITQIPLGVAGMIGGLMLVGIVVTNAIVLIDLVNQYRERGMSVERAVVEGGRHRLRPILMTALATICALLPMAFALTGGGAFISQPLAIVVIGGLVSSTLLTLLLVPALYVIVERLAARFTRGGRDRARDEAGDGSATAPATARRGGATSMTGWRPTGA; from the coding sequence GTGACCGCACTGGCCCGCCTCAGCCTGAAGAACCGTGCGCTGGTGGCGCTGGCCACGGTGTTGACGATCATCGTGGGGTTGTTCTCCACCACCTCCCTCAAGCAGGAGCTGCTCCCCTCCCTGGAGTTCCCGCTCGTCGTCGCCGTCACCCCCGTCGTGGGAGCGGACTCGCAGGTGGTCGAGTCGCAGGTGACCGAGCCGATGGAGCGCGCCGCCGAGCAGCTCGACGGCGTGGAGAGGGTCCAGTCCACGAGCTCCAACGGGCTCTCGGTCGTGCAGGTGACGCTCGACTACGGCACCTCGCTGGACGACGCCAAGGCCGCCCTGCAGTCCGAGGTCACCGGCCTGGACCTGCCCGAGGGTGCCGAGCCGCAGGTGATCGTCGGCGCCTTCGACGCGTTCCCCATCATGCAGGTCTCCGCCACCGGAGGCGAGGACACCGAGGCGCTGGTGGAGCGGCTCGAGAGCACGGTCGTCCCGGCCCTGGAGAAGGTCGAGGGGGTCCGCGAGGTCCAGCTCACCGGGGTACGGGACGAGCGCGTCGAGATCTCGCTGGACCAGCGGGCCGCAGCGGCCGCCGGAGTCACCCCCCAGACCATCGCCACCGCGCTGCAGTCCAACGGCGTGGTCGTTCCCGGCGGCTCGCTCACCGACGGTGACCAGTCCCTCGCGGTCCAGGTGGGCGCCTCCTTCTCCGACATCGAGGAACTGCGGGCCATGCCGCTGGCCGCACAGCCCGCCTCCGGTGGCGAGGGCGCACAGGACCCGCCCGCCATCCCCACCCTCGGTGACGTCGCCGAGGTCGAGCTCACCGAGCCGCCCGCCACGGGCTACACCCGCACCGACGGCGAGGCAGCCGTCACCCTGGGCATCGTCAAGACCCCCGACGGCAACACCGTGGGCATCTCCCACGCCGTCTCCGACGAGCTCGAGTCCCTGGCACCGGAGCTGGGGGACGACGGCCGCCTCACGGTCGTCTTCGATCAGGCGCCGTTCGTCGAGCAGTCCATCCACGACCTCACCGTCGAGGGGCTGCTGGGGCTCACGTTCGCCATCCTCGTGGTGCTGATCTTCCTGCTGTCCATCCGCCTGACGTTGGTGACGGCCGTCTCGATCCCGCTGTCGCTGCTGGTGGCCATGATCGGCCTGCAGGTCGCCGGGTACTCGCTGAACATCCTCACCCTAGGGGCCCTGACCATCGCGGTGGGGCGCGTGGTGGACGACTCGATCGTGGTCATCGAGAACATCAAGCGGCACGTCGACGGCGGAGAGGCCAAGGCGCAGGCCATCCCCCGCGCCGTCGCCGAGGTCGCCGGCGCCGTGACCTCCTCCACCCTGGCCACGGCGGCAGTCTTCCTGCCCCTGGGCCTGGTCGGGGGCCAGGTCGGCGAGCTGTTCCGCCCGTTCGCGCTCACCGTGGTGCTCGCACTGCTCGCGTCGCTGCTGGTGGCCCTGACGATCATCCCGGTGCTGGGTTACTGGTTCCTGGGTGGCCCCGCGCGCAGCGGCCGGTCGGAGCAGGAGCGCGAGCAGGCCCTCCACACGGACGAGCCGGACTGGCTGCAGCGCGGCTACCTGCCCGTCCTGCGCACCGTCATCGCCCGCCCGCTGCTGACCTGCCTGGCGGGACTACTGGTGTTCGCCGGCACCCTCGGCATGGCCGGATTCGTGAAGACCGACTTCCTCGGGTCCGCCGGGGACACCCAGGTGACCATCACCCAGGAGCTCCCGGCCGGGACCGCCCTGAAGGTGACCGACGCGGCGGCCCAGGAGGTCGAGGAGACGCTCGCCGGCATCGACGGCATCGAGACCGTCACGGCCACCATCGGTGACACCGGCGACGGGGCTGCGGCCTTCCTCGGGGGCGGCGCGAGCTCCGCGCAGTTCTTCGTCTCCATGGACGAGGACGCCGACTCCGAGGCGGTGCGCACCCGCATCGAGGAGGCGCTGGCCGACGCCGAGGGGACCGTCCGCGTGGCCGGCGCCTCGGAGGACCCGACCATGGGCCAGACCCGCATCGTCGTCCGGTCCTCCGACCAGGCGAGCCTCGAGGAGGGCGCCCGCGCCGTCGAGCAGGCGGTCGAGGGGGTGCAGGGCGCCGAGGAGGTCACCAACAACGTGGCCGACACGCTGCCGGCGGTCCAGGTAGCCGTGGACCGGCAGAAGGCCCTGGCCGCCGGACTGCCCGAGGCCCAGGTGGGCCAGCTCGTGAGTGGTTCGCTCAACGGCGCGCCGATCGGGGAGGTGACCCTCGGCAGCGAGTCCCGCCAGGTGGTGGTGCAGCAGGGCGAGAAGCCCGCCTCGGTCGCCGAGCTGCGCCAGCTACCGGTCGGCGCCGGGCCGCAGGGCCCGGTCACGCTGGGTGACATCGCCCAGGTGGAGCAGGTCGACTCCCCGGTGAGCATCACGCGCACCGACGGCGAGCGCTCGGCGACGATCACCACGGTGAACGGCACGGACAACCTGGGCACCTTCACCCAGGAGCTCACGTCGGCCGTCGACGGGGTCGACCTGCCCGAGGGCGTCGAGGTCTCCGTCGGCGGCGAGAGCGAGGACCAGGCGGAGGCCTTCGCGCAGCTGGGCCTGGCCATGCTGGCGGCCGTTGGGATCGTCTACCTGATCATGGTGGCGGCCTTCCGGTCGATCGTGCAGCCGCTGATCCTGCTGGTCTCCATCCCCTTCGCCGCCACCGGCGCCATCGCCCTGCTGATCATCACCCAGATCCCGCTGGGTGTGGCCGGCATGATCGGTGGGTTGATGCTGGTCGGCATCGTCGTGACGAACGCGATCGTCCTGATCGACTTGGTGAACCAATACCGCGAGCGCGGCATGTCGGTCGAGCGGGCCGTCGTCGAGGGTGGTCGGCACCGTCTGCGCCCGATCCTCATGACCGCGCTGGCGACGATCTGCGCCCTGCTGCCGATGGCGTTCGCGCTCACCGGTGGCGGTGCCTTCATCAGCCAGCCGCTGGCCATCGTCGTGATCGGTGGCCTGGTGAGCAGCACCCTGCTGACGCTCCTGCTGGTGCCGGCGCTCTACGTCATCGTGGAGCGGCTGGCCGCGCGGTTCACCCGCGGCGGCCGCGACCGAGCACGGGACGAGGCGGGCGACGGTTCAGCCACCGCCCCGGCCACTGCGCGCCGCGGTGGCGCCACCTCGATGACCGGGTGGCGCCCCACCGGCGCCTGA
- a CDS encoding THUMP-like domain-containing protein — translation MSPTADGTPSVAATPPTGPTEAELLAAVAPGADPELDAQVAQVRARGLDALAAAAALRRSGTDPARAAAALTQAELRATASAKFGARAEQMLFTRAGLEQATRWQVAALHARTFEAAGIEHVTDVGCGLGADSHAIALRVDGVTAVEADAVTAAAARHNLAEAGARVLHAEAGPDLTPPDGVARDRWGLWFDPARRTGVADAHGRARRVSGPGALQPNFNLVQQLAADAALTGCKVGPGWRHRDVPPGAHAQWVSHDGDLVEAVLWMGPALATTDPGTAPASGAGADAGADAGPDRPRTGQDPATAACHPRPGTRSATRLAADGTVLAHADSAQLDTDPAGGPAHRILTGEDELATHLWEPDPALAQAGLVGLLARDAPGAAELGPGVGWLTADGPGDPAWVRTHRVVELLSPRPKALNAWARRRDVGELVLRKHGSSLDPARLRRQLRTGGSQRAVLLLTRVGERQVAVELAP, via the coding sequence GTGAGCCCCACCGCCGACGGCACCCCATCGGTCGCCGCCACCCCACCTACCGGGCCCACCGAGGCCGAGCTCCTGGCCGCCGTCGCGCCGGGCGCCGACCCCGAGCTCGACGCGCAGGTGGCACAGGTGCGCGCCCGCGGGCTGGACGCCCTCGCCGCGGCCGCCGCCCTGCGTCGGTCCGGTACCGACCCGGCTCGGGCCGCAGCCGCCCTCACGCAGGCCGAGCTCCGGGCCACGGCGTCGGCCAAGTTCGGGGCTCGCGCCGAGCAGATGCTGTTCACCCGGGCGGGCCTGGAGCAGGCCACGCGGTGGCAGGTGGCCGCGTTGCACGCCCGCACCTTCGAGGCGGCCGGCATCGAACACGTGACCGATGTGGGGTGCGGGCTGGGCGCCGACAGCCACGCCATCGCCCTCCGGGTGGACGGCGTCACCGCCGTGGAGGCCGATGCGGTCACTGCCGCCGCCGCTCGACACAACCTCGCCGAGGCCGGGGCCCGGGTGCTGCACGCCGAGGCCGGGCCGGACCTCACCCCACCCGACGGGGTCGCGCGGGACCGGTGGGGGCTGTGGTTCGACCCGGCGCGCCGCACCGGGGTGGCCGACGCCCACGGCCGCGCCCGTCGGGTGAGCGGTCCCGGCGCCCTGCAGCCGAACTTCAACCTGGTGCAGCAGCTGGCGGCCGACGCTGCCCTGACGGGGTGCAAGGTCGGTCCCGGCTGGCGCCACCGGGACGTGCCCCCGGGGGCACATGCGCAGTGGGTCAGCCACGACGGCGACCTGGTGGAGGCCGTGCTCTGGATGGGGCCGGCCCTCGCCACCACCGACCCCGGCACCGCCCCCGCCTCCGGTGCCGGCGCAGACGCAGGTGCAGACGCAGGCCCTGACCGTCCACGCACCGGGCAGGACCCGGCGACCGCCGCCTGCCATCCCCGCCCCGGTACCCGGAGCGCCACCCGGCTAGCGGCCGACGGCACCGTCCTGGCGCACGCGGACTCCGCGCAGCTGGACACCGACCCCGCCGGTGGCCCCGCGCACCGCATCCTCACCGGTGAGGACGAGCTGGCGACCCACCTCTGGGAGCCTGACCCGGCCCTGGCCCAGGCCGGCCTGGTCGGGCTGCTGGCCCGGGACGCCCCGGGGGCGGCCGAGCTGGGGCCCGGGGTGGGCTGGCTGACGGCCGACGGCCCGGGTGACCCGGCGTGGGTCCGCACCCACCGCGTGGTCGAGCTGCTGAGCCCCCGCCCCAAGGCGCTCAACGCCTGGGCCCGGCGGCGGGACGTCGGGGAGCTGGTGCTGCGCAAGCACGGCTCGTCGCTGGACCCGGCCCGGTTGAGGCGCCAGCTGCGCACCGGCGGCTCGCAGCGTGCTGTGCTCTTGCTCACACGGGTGGGCGAGCGGCAGGTGGCCGTCGAGCTGGCCCCCTAG
- a CDS encoding phospholipase D-like domain-containing protein encodes MPHRTLGRMVVYGLGLQAAAQAAVVTGLVASNRRRKRRHPAVNSFPTVDPADRPLEHTTITTYTFGEDVYRAMLEAIGQARHEILFESYILKDDAVGMAFKQALVEAAERGVAVHVVFDGFANLVVSREFKRWPDPIHKLEYPVFRPQVVLGPRHWGRDHRKILVVDGEVGFVGGYNIGEEYATQWRDTHVRVTGPAAHELENTFVDFWNHHRREGQPWLSDDRVREWGHQVRAHRNAPSRLLFPVRGMYLEAIDRASETVWITQGYFIPDSEILEELLKARRRGVDVKVILPERSNHVVADWVARYYFKQLLEGGVELWLYQNAMVHAKTAVVDGRWATVGTTNIDRLSLTGNYEVNLEIVDGGQAAHMQEIFRKDLTNCRRLTLEEWQQRGWWVRGIERLLRPLQPLL; translated from the coding sequence GTGCCGCACCGCACCCTGGGCCGAATGGTCGTCTACGGTCTCGGGCTGCAGGCCGCGGCGCAGGCCGCCGTCGTCACCGGCCTCGTGGCGAGCAACCGCCGCCGCAAGCGCCGGCACCCCGCGGTGAACTCCTTCCCCACGGTCGACCCCGCCGACCGCCCGCTGGAGCACACCACCATCACCACCTACACGTTCGGCGAGGACGTCTACCGGGCGATGCTGGAGGCCATCGGGCAGGCGCGCCACGAGATCCTCTTCGAGAGCTACATCCTCAAGGACGACGCGGTCGGCATGGCCTTCAAGCAGGCCCTGGTCGAGGCGGCGGAGCGCGGGGTGGCGGTCCACGTGGTCTTCGACGGGTTCGCCAACCTGGTCGTCTCGCGGGAGTTCAAGCGGTGGCCTGACCCCATCCACAAGCTCGAGTACCCGGTCTTCCGGCCGCAGGTCGTCCTCGGGCCCCGCCACTGGGGGCGGGACCACCGCAAGATCCTGGTGGTCGACGGGGAGGTCGGCTTCGTGGGCGGCTACAACATCGGCGAGGAGTACGCCACCCAGTGGCGCGACACCCACGTGCGGGTGACCGGACCGGCGGCGCACGAGCTCGAGAACACCTTCGTGGACTTCTGGAACCACCACCGCCGGGAGGGGCAGCCCTGGTTGTCGGACGACCGGGTGCGGGAGTGGGGGCACCAGGTGCGGGCACACCGCAACGCACCCTCCCGGTTGCTCTTCCCGGTGCGGGGCATGTACCTGGAGGCCATCGACCGTGCCTCCGAGACCGTCTGGATCACGCAGGGCTACTTCATCCCCGACAGCGAGATCCTGGAGGAGCTGCTCAAGGCCCGGCGCCGGGGGGTGGACGTGAAGGTGATCCTTCCCGAGCGCTCGAACCACGTGGTGGCCGACTGGGTGGCCCGCTACTACTTCAAGCAGCTGCTGGAGGGCGGGGTGGAGCTCTGGCTCTACCAGAACGCCATGGTCCACGCGAAGACGGCGGTCGTCGACGGACGGTGGGCCACGGTGGGGACCACGAACATCGACCGCCTCTCGCTCACCGGGAACTACGAGGTGAACCTGGAGATCGTCGACGGCGGGCAGGCCGCGCACATGCAGGAGATCTTCCGCAAGGACCTCACGAACTGCCGCCGGCTGACCCTCGAGGAGTGGCAGCAGCGCGGGTGGTGGGTGCGCGGCATCGAGCGGCTGCTGCGGCCGCTGCAACCCCTTCTCTGA
- the groES gene encoding co-chaperone GroES yields MATIKPLEDRIVVKAVEAQQTTASGLVIPDTAQEKPQEGEVIAVGPGRFNEDGDERVPMDISVGDRVIYSKYGGTEIKYDDQEVLILGARDVLAVIER; encoded by the coding sequence ATGGCCACCATCAAGCCGCTCGAGGACCGCATCGTCGTCAAGGCCGTCGAGGCCCAGCAGACCACTGCCTCCGGCCTGGTCATCCCCGACACTGCTCAGGAGAAGCCGCAGGAGGGCGAGGTCATCGCCGTCGGCCCGGGTCGTTTCAACGAGGACGGCGACGAGCGCGTGCCGATGGACATCTCCGTCGGCGACCGCGTCATCTACTCCAAGTACGGCGGCACCGAGATCAAGTACGACGACCAGGAGGTGCTCATCCTGGGCGCCCGCGACGTCCTGGCCGTCATCGAGCGCTGA
- the groL gene encoding chaperonin GroEL (60 kDa chaperone family; promotes refolding of misfolded polypeptides especially under stressful conditions; forms two stacked rings of heptamers to form a barrel-shaped 14mer; ends can be capped by GroES; misfolded proteins enter the barrel where they are refolded when GroES binds) — protein sequence MAKMLEFNDNARKALERGVNQLADTVKVTLGPKGRNVVVQRAYGQPVITNDGVTIAREIELDDPYENLGAQLVKEVASKTNDVAGDGTTTATVLAQAMVREGLRNVAAGASPAGVKRGMERAVEAVDAHLVSAARPVQGKEEIAKVAALSAQNPEVGELLSDAFDKVGKDGVITVEESSTTELTLDYTEGMQFDKGFLSPYFVTDSERMEAVHEDALVLIHGGKISNIADLMPVLEKVVETSKPLVIIAEDVEGEALSTLVVNTVRGSLKVAAVKAPGFGDRRKAMLQDMAILTGGEVISEEVGLKLSSATLEDLGSARRVQITKDSTTIIDGGGEKSAVDERVAQIRKEIENTDSEWDREKLQERLAKLAGGVCVIKVGAHTETELTEKQHRIEDAVSATRAAIEEGIVAGGGTALTQAAAALEELLSSTTGDEAVGVRTVQSALNQPLRWIAENAGLEGHVAAAKVAEQKAGHGLDAATGEYVDLVAAGIIDPVKVTRSALRNAASIAALVLTTDTLVVDKPADEDESGDGHGHSH from the coding sequence ATGGCCAAGATGCTCGAATTCAACGACAACGCCCGCAAGGCACTGGAGCGCGGCGTCAACCAGCTCGCCGACACCGTCAAGGTGACCCTCGGCCCCAAGGGCCGCAACGTCGTGGTCCAGCGCGCCTACGGCCAGCCGGTCATCACGAACGACGGCGTCACCATCGCCCGTGAGATCGAGCTGGACGACCCCTACGAGAACCTCGGCGCCCAGCTGGTCAAGGAGGTCGCCTCCAAGACCAACGACGTCGCCGGTGACGGCACCACCACCGCCACCGTGCTCGCCCAGGCGATGGTCCGCGAGGGCCTGCGCAACGTCGCGGCCGGCGCCAGCCCCGCTGGGGTGAAGCGCGGCATGGAGCGCGCCGTCGAGGCCGTGGACGCCCACCTCGTCTCGGCCGCCCGCCCCGTGCAGGGCAAGGAGGAGATCGCCAAGGTCGCCGCTCTCTCCGCCCAGAACCCCGAGGTCGGCGAGCTGCTCTCCGACGCCTTCGACAAGGTCGGCAAGGACGGCGTGATCACCGTGGAGGAGTCCTCCACCACCGAGCTGACCCTCGACTACACCGAGGGCATGCAGTTCGACAAGGGCTTCCTCTCGCCCTACTTCGTCACCGACTCCGAGCGCATGGAGGCCGTCCACGAGGACGCCCTGGTGCTCATCCACGGTGGCAAGATCTCCAACATCGCCGATCTGATGCCGGTGCTCGAGAAGGTCGTCGAGACCTCCAAGCCGCTGGTGATCATCGCCGAGGACGTCGAGGGCGAGGCCCTGTCCACGCTGGTGGTCAACACGGTCCGCGGCAGCCTGAAGGTCGCGGCCGTCAAGGCCCCGGGCTTCGGTGACCGCCGCAAGGCGATGCTGCAGGACATGGCCATCCTCACCGGTGGCGAGGTCATCTCCGAGGAGGTCGGCCTGAAGCTGAGCTCCGCCACCCTGGAGGACCTGGGCTCCGCCCGCCGCGTGCAGATCACGAAGGACTCCACCACCATCATCGACGGCGGTGGCGAGAAGTCCGCCGTGGACGAGCGCGTGGCGCAGATCCGCAAGGAGATCGAGAACACCGACTCCGAGTGGGACCGCGAGAAGCTGCAGGAACGCCTGGCGAAGCTGGCCGGTGGCGTGTGCGTCATCAAGGTCGGCGCCCACACCGAGACCGAGCTCACCGAGAAGCAGCACCGCATCGAGGACGCCGTGTCCGCGACGCGTGCCGCCATCGAGGAGGGCATCGTCGCCGGCGGCGGCACCGCCCTGACCCAGGCCGCCGCCGCCCTGGAGGAGCTGCTGTCCTCCACCACCGGCGACGAGGCCGTGGGTGTGCGCACCGTGCAGTCGGCCCTCAACCAGCCGCTGCGCTGGATCGCCGAGAACGCCGGGCTGGAGGGCCACGTGGCCGCCGCCAAGGTGGCCGAGCAGAAGGCGGGCCACGGCCTGGACGCCGCCACCGGCGAGTACGTCGACCTGGTGGCTGCCGGCATCATCGACCCGGTGAAGGTGACCCGCTCCGCCCTGCGGAACGCGGCCTCCATCGCGGCCCTGGTGCTGACCACCGACACCTTGGTGGTCGACAAGCCCGCGGACGAGGACGAGTCCGGCGACGGTCACGGCCACAGCCACTGA
- a CDS encoding RNA-binding S4 domain-containing protein, translating into MSAAADRITVQIADEFITLGQVLKLANVVDDGAIAREVIQAGDVTLDAEVCTQRGRKVRPGQVVGTPVGEILVERG; encoded by the coding sequence ATGAGTGCAGCAGCCGACCGCATCACCGTGCAGATCGCCGACGAGTTCATCACCCTGGGGCAGGTGCTGAAGCTGGCGAACGTGGTGGACGACGGCGCCATCGCCCGCGAGGTGATCCAGGCCGGGGACGTCACGCTGGACGCAGAGGTGTGCACCCAGCGCGGCCGGAAGGTCCGGCCGGGTCAGGTGGTGGGGACGCCAGTCGGGGAGATCCTCGTCGAGCGCGGCTGA
- a CDS encoding WhiB family transcriptional regulator, with protein MDSTARQPGPVADLWDWQFEGLCRTTNPEEFFHPEGERGSARRLRDERAKRVCERCPVILECREHALAAKEPYGVWGGLSEDEREQELARRSRRGLRGA; from the coding sequence ATGGACAGCACGGCACGTCAGCCCGGCCCCGTGGCCGACCTGTGGGACTGGCAGTTCGAGGGCCTCTGCCGCACTACCAATCCCGAGGAGTTCTTCCACCCCGAGGGCGAGCGCGGGAGCGCACGCCGGCTCCGCGACGAGCGGGCCAAGCGCGTGTGCGAGCGCTGCCCCGTCATCCTCGAGTGCCGCGAGCACGCGCTGGCCGCGAAGGAGCCCTACGGGGTCTGGGGCGGGCTCTCCGAGGACGAGCGCGAGCAGGAACTCGCCCGCCGGTCGCGCCGCGGCCTGCGCGGCGCCTGA
- the guaB gene encoding IMP dehydrogenase translates to MENPDSFAPIGLTYDDVLLLPGESDVIPSEVETTTRISKRIEVAIPLLSAAMDTVTEARMAIAMARQGGIGILHRNLSIADQAAQVDRVKRSENGMISDPVTTTVDATLAEVDELCGRFRVSGLPVVDEAGKLVGIITNRDLRFETDHSRPVGEVMTRQPLVTAPVGVDKHEALAKLAEHKIEKLPLVDDQGVLKGLFTVKDFTKTEQYPLATKDDAGRLRVGAAVGFWGDSWERAMALVEAGVDLLVVDTAHGHSRGVCDMVARIKAEPSAAHVDVIAGNVATRAGAQALVDAGADGIKVGVGPGSICTTRVVAGVGVPQISAIHEAARAAGPAGVPIIGDGGLQYSGDIAKALVAGADAVMIGSLLAGCEESPGEMIFINGKQYKSYRGMGSLGAMQSRGRGQSYSKDRYFQGDVSDDDKVIPEGIEGKVAYRGPVAAVVYQLVGGLRQSMFYVGARSIDEVKRNGSFVRITSAGLIESHPHDVQMVMEAPNYTAR, encoded by the coding sequence ATGGAGAACCCGGACTCTTTCGCCCCGATCGGCCTCACCTACGACGACGTCCTGCTGCTCCCCGGCGAGAGCGACGTGATCCCCAGCGAGGTCGAGACGACCACCCGGATCAGCAAACGGATCGAGGTCGCGATCCCGCTGCTCTCGGCGGCGATGGACACCGTGACCGAGGCGCGGATGGCCATCGCGATGGCGCGGCAGGGCGGCATCGGCATCCTCCACCGCAACCTGTCGATCGCCGACCAGGCCGCCCAGGTGGACCGGGTCAAGCGCTCCGAGAACGGCATGATCTCCGACCCCGTGACCACCACGGTGGACGCCACCCTCGCCGAGGTGGACGAGCTGTGCGGGCGCTTCCGGGTCTCCGGCCTGCCGGTGGTCGACGAGGCGGGGAAGCTCGTCGGCATCATCACCAACCGCGACCTGCGCTTCGAGACCGACCACTCCCGCCCGGTCGGGGAGGTCATGACCCGTCAGCCCCTGGTCACCGCCCCGGTGGGCGTGGACAAGCACGAGGCCCTGGCGAAGCTGGCCGAGCACAAGATCGAGAAGCTGCCGCTGGTGGACGACCAGGGCGTGCTCAAGGGCCTGTTCACGGTGAAGGACTTCACCAAGACCGAGCAGTACCCGCTGGCCACCAAGGACGATGCGGGGCGCCTGCGGGTAGGTGCCGCGGTCGGCTTCTGGGGTGACAGCTGGGAGCGCGCGATGGCCCTGGTCGAGGCCGGGGTGGACCTGCTGGTGGTCGACACCGCCCACGGGCACTCGCGGGGCGTCTGCGACATGGTGGCCCGCATCAAGGCCGAGCCGTCCGCTGCGCACGTCGACGTGATCGCCGGCAACGTGGCCACGCGGGCGGGGGCCCAGGCCTTGGTGGATGCCGGTGCCGACGGCATCAAGGTGGGCGTCGGGCCGGGTTCCATCTGCACCACCCGTGTCGTGGCCGGGGTCGGGGTTCCCCAGATCAGCGCCATCCACGAGGCCGCCCGCGCTGCCGGACCCGCCGGGGTGCCGATCATCGGCGACGGCGGCCTGCAGTACTCCGGGGACATCGCCAAGGCCCTGGTGGCCGGGGCGGACGCGGTGATGATCGGCTCCCTGCTCGCCGGCTGCGAGGAGTCCCCGGGCGAGATGATCTTCATCAACGGCAAGCAGTACAAGAGCTACCGGGGCATGGGCTCGCTCGGGGCGATGCAGTCGCGCGGCCGGGGGCAGTCCTACTCCAAGGACCGCTACTTCCAGGGAGACGTTTCCGACGACGACAAGGTGATCCCCGAGGGCATCGAGGGCAAGGTCGCCTACCGCGGCCCGGTGGCGGCGGTGGTCTACCAGCTGGTCGGTGGCCTGCGGCAGTCGATGTTCTACGTGGGCGCGCGCAGCATCGACGAGGTCAAGCGCAACGGCTCCTTCGTGCGCATCACGTCCGCCGGCCTCATCGAGTCCCACCCGCACGACGTGCAGATGGTGATGGAGGCCCCGAACTACACCGCGCGCTGA